Proteins encoded within one genomic window of Argiope bruennichi chromosome 7, qqArgBrue1.1, whole genome shotgun sequence:
- the LOC129976081 gene encoding RNA pseudouridylate synthase domain-containing protein 1-like, with protein sequence MNQLEVKFKWFASHFIKVYIMGCKPATVKDLNILHLSDNFLVINKACDIPINSDSEEQHPVTVATQLKYRFHDLYDPTVKFGFRFCHRLDYSTSGALAIALNKKAAKESTIAFNSKKIDKYYLALVHGHVQDNMVEMDQSIGVDSRSDYSHRMCSSDKEYCLKPRWAMSKLLVLQRGLYTGKPATKVLMKLITGRRHQLRVHCHELGHTIIGDYTYSNRKDVFPYRMFLHSYRLYMPTNIETLDILTDDPFTEHEPKNEWCPTETVYELDKEVFSLFKDEYFVVGKMNK encoded by the coding sequence atgaatcaGCTGGAAGTTAAATTCAAGTGGTTTGCTtctcattttataaaagtatatataatggGCTGTAAACCAGCCACTGTTAAGGACTTGAATATTCTACATCTAAGTGATAACTTCTTAGTTATAAACAAAGCATGTGACATTCCTATAAACTCTGATTCTGAGGAACAGCATCCAGTAACTGTTGCAACTCAATTGAAATATAGATTTCATGATTTGTATGATCCTACAGTAAAATTTGGCTTTAGGTTTTGTCATCGCTTAGATTATTCTACAAGTGGAGCATTAgctattgcattaaataaaaaagcagcaAAAGAAAGTACCATTGctttcaattctaaaaaaattgataaatattatttggcCTTAGTCCATGGGCATGTTCAAGACAATATGGTAGAGATGGATCAATCTATTGGTGTTGATTCCAGATCAGATTATTCACATCGAATGTGCTCCTCAGATAAGGAATACTGTTTAAAGCCCAGATGGGCAATGTCTAAACTTTTAGTTCTGCAACGAGGGTTGTATACTGGTAAGCCTGCAACCAAGGTGCTAATGAAGCTTATTACTGGTCGCCGTCATCAACTGCGGGTGCATTGTCATGAACTGGGACATACTATTATCGGTGACTATACTTATAGCAATAGAAAAGATGTTTTCCCTTACAGGATGTTTCTACATTCCTATCGCTTATATATGCCAACCAATATTGAGACCCTTGATATTTTAACTGATGATCCATTTACTGAACATGAACCTAAAAATGAATGGTGTCCTACAGAAACAGTTTATGAGTTGGACAAAGAAGTATTTTCCTTgtttaaagatgaatattttgttgttggaaaaatgaataaataa
- the LOC129975326 gene encoding heat shock transcription factor, Y-linked-like, translating into MFSRQATKPQTPSNAPPLRFPQKLWKIANECQSGAVSWSPHGKSILLRYSLFKEEFMSTKNDFFKTDNISSFVRQLNLYGFRKVYDHTHKQSYKANPDLHEFSNTYFQRDRCDLLDKVTRKSGVLKDRNDFLSEIHRTLELVNESGCENKSEEEINIVDENLTDRPPEKEENCQALSFHEPPEEQDIKIGETQQVADVPLTERSPQPVQVMPPDAATESEPVKKKRGRKPGSKRDPNKPKPFRFSKLRLKQRRECIPTLKRPDLFPNLIYYNDEDKSCFLRNTSPDVMLSSTLPFQESPEYLELKDTYHRLYESENHQRYPLRPFSILNLGKKNFDKKQRDHTMRI; encoded by the exons ATGTTCTCCCGTCAAGCAACGAAGCCTCAAACTCCTTCAAATGCTCCCCCATTACGATTTCCTCAGAAATTGTGGAAGATTGCCAATGAATGTCAAAGTGGAGCTGTCAGCTGGAGTCCTCATGGAAAATCGATATTACTTCGATATTCGCTATTCAAAGAAGAATTTATGAGcacaaaaaatgatttcttcaaaacTGATAACATTTCCAGTTTCGTGAGGCAGCTAAATTTGTATGGATTCCGAAAAGTTTATGACCATACTCATAAGCAATCTTATAAAGCCAATCCAGATTTGCATGAATTCTCCAATACATATTTTCAAAGAGACAGATGTGATTTATTGGACAAAGTTACCAGAAAATCAGGAGTTTTAAAGGATAGGAATGATTTTTTATCTGAAATCCATCGTACTTTG GAACTTGTTAATGAGAGCGGCTGCGAAAACAaatctgaagaagaaattaacaTCGTTGATGAAAATTTAACAGATCGACCGCCTGAAAAAGAGGAAAACTGCCAAGCATTATCTTTTCATGAACCTCCAGAAGAGCAAGATATAAAAATCGGTGAAACTCAGCAAGTAGCTGATGTCCCTTTGACTGAACGGTCTCCTCAACCAGTACAGGTTATGCCACCAGATGCTGCAACAGAATCAGAACCGGTGAAAAAAAAGCGTGGCAGGAAACCGGGAAGCAAACGAGATCCAAACAAACCGAAACCATTCCGCTTTTCAAAATTAAGGTTGAAACAACGCAGAGAATGTATTCCAACTCTGAAACGACCGGATCTTTTTCCCAATCTAATTTATTACAATGACGAAGACAAGTCCTGTTTTCTGCGCAACACCAGCCCTGATGTTATGCTATCTAGTACCTTGCCTTTCCAGGAATCACCTGAGTATCTTGAGTTGAAGGATACCTACCACCGACTTTACGAGTCTGAAAATCACCAAAGATATCCTTTAAGGCCTTTCAGTATCTTAAACCTcggtaaaaaaaatttcgataagaAACAAAGAGATCATACTATGCGAATTTAA